In Paraburkholderia terrae, a genomic segment contains:
- a CDS encoding Pnap_2097 family protein codes for MIQSYRAGMPQLSYTGLSENWLLKECGHRHWEALSAHAGREQTDFHDDNGGRSYAAFTAIRLHTSGLDSISENDTFDIRSALCRTGPVRHFSTHRIVRGDTEIAELSMSSAFVSRGEQRSNRCVARAALAALPGEVEPMPERALQMMQMSKRLRAADRSAIPDLAPATDEPIEFLPCPNSDFNGADFLYFASFQAFVDRAEWQWRRFDEPPVVASRSLFYYGNVDVGDTLSVRMVGSAEDEHGIRHWTEVRRKSDGMKIADVTTEKRWRRR; via the coding sequence ATGATTCAAAGCTATCGCGCGGGTATGCCGCAACTGAGCTATACGGGGCTGTCGGAAAACTGGTTGCTCAAGGAGTGCGGGCATCGCCATTGGGAGGCGCTCTCCGCACATGCGGGCCGCGAGCAAACGGACTTTCACGATGACAACGGCGGTCGCTCGTATGCGGCTTTTACGGCGATACGCTTGCACACCAGCGGCCTCGACTCGATCAGCGAAAACGACACGTTCGACATTCGCAGCGCGCTGTGCAGAACGGGACCCGTGCGCCATTTCAGCACGCATCGCATCGTGCGCGGCGACACGGAGATCGCGGAGCTGTCGATGTCATCGGCATTCGTGTCGCGCGGCGAGCAGCGCAGCAACCGTTGCGTCGCGCGCGCGGCGCTTGCGGCATTGCCAGGTGAAGTCGAGCCGATGCCTGAACGTGCATTGCAGATGATGCAGATGAGCAAGCGCCTGCGTGCTGCGGACCGCAGCGCAATACCGGACCTCGCGCCCGCGACGGACGAGCCGATCGAATTCCTGCCGTGCCCGAATAGCGATTTCAACGGCGCGGACTTTCTCTATTTCGCGAGCTTTCAGGCTTTTGTCGATCGCGCCGAATGGCAATGGCGGCGTTTCGACGAGCCGCCGGTTGTCGCTAGCCGGTCGTTGTTCTACTACGGCAATGTCGATGTGGGCGATACGTTGAGCGTGCGTATGGTCGGCAGCGCCGAAGACGAACACGGCATCCGGCACTGGACGGAAGTGCGCCGCAAGAGCGACGGCATGAAGATCGCCGATGTCACGACAGAAAAACGCTGGAGGCGCCGATGA
- a CDS encoding MSMEG_0570 family nitrogen starvation response protein, which translates to MPVMHFKVQWPDGSEANCYSPSTVVGEFFVAGQRYALRDFVERAREALHIGSERVREKYGFACSAAMDQLAQIEAQAQRFATDPQAEVQVVELL; encoded by the coding sequence ATGCCAGTCATGCACTTCAAGGTCCAGTGGCCGGACGGCAGCGAGGCCAACTGCTATTCCCCTTCGACCGTAGTCGGCGAATTTTTCGTTGCTGGGCAACGTTACGCGCTTCGTGATTTCGTCGAGCGAGCACGCGAGGCGTTGCATATCGGCTCCGAACGCGTGCGCGAGAAGTACGGCTTCGCGTGCTCGGCGGCGATGGATCAGCTTGCGCAGATCGAAGCACAGGCGCAGCGCTTCGCCACCGATCCGCAAGCGGAAGTCCAGGTCGTCGAACTTTTGTGA
- a CDS encoding MSMEG_0569 family flavin-dependent oxidoreductase: MSNANTIAPDATNAAPHHTVIVVGGGQAGLSISYYLKEAGIDHLVIEKHTVTHTWRSQRWDAFCLVTPNWQCALPGYPYRGDDPHGFMKKDEIIAYLDGFIAMVDAPVLEHTEVRKIRRLASGGYFVSTSNGDFTADQVVVASGGYHTPIVPRMAERLPTDIVQLQSSHYRNPQALPEGAVLVVGSGQSGAQIAEDLHLGGRKVYLAVGEAPRCARFYRGRDVVDWLADMRYYDMPVDQHPLREGVRDNTNHYVTGRDGGRDIDLRRFALEGMELYGRLDDLRDGRLQFAPNLIEALDSADDTYNRINTSIDGFINKHGIDAPAGVPYEPVWQPEGERTSLDLAESGIASIVWCIGFRPDFSWIDAPVFNGRGYPAHVRGITPQAGLYFIGLPWLHTWGSGRFSGIARDAGHVVDTIRSAIDGTSTSLAA, encoded by the coding sequence ATGTCGAACGCAAACACCATCGCTCCCGATGCAACGAACGCGGCCCCCCACCATACGGTGATCGTCGTAGGCGGCGGACAGGCGGGACTGTCGATCAGCTACTATCTGAAAGAGGCGGGCATCGATCATCTCGTGATCGAAAAGCACACGGTCACGCACACATGGCGCTCGCAGCGCTGGGATGCCTTCTGCCTGGTCACGCCGAACTGGCAATGTGCGTTGCCGGGTTACCCGTATCGCGGTGACGATCCGCATGGCTTCATGAAGAAGGACGAGATCATCGCGTATCTGGACGGTTTCATCGCGATGGTCGATGCGCCCGTGCTCGAACATACGGAAGTCCGCAAGATCAGGCGCCTCGCTTCGGGCGGCTATTTTGTGTCGACTTCGAATGGCGACTTCACGGCCGATCAGGTCGTGGTGGCCTCAGGCGGCTATCACACGCCCATCGTGCCGCGTATGGCCGAACGTTTGCCTACCGATATCGTGCAATTGCAGTCGTCGCATTACCGCAATCCGCAGGCACTACCCGAAGGCGCGGTGCTTGTGGTGGGTTCGGGGCAATCGGGTGCGCAGATCGCGGAAGATCTGCATCTCGGGGGGCGCAAGGTGTATCTGGCCGTCGGTGAAGCGCCGCGTTGCGCGCGCTTCTATCGCGGCCGCGATGTGGTCGACTGGCTTGCGGACATGCGCTACTACGACATGCCCGTCGATCAGCATCCGCTGCGCGAGGGCGTGCGCGACAACACGAACCACTATGTCACGGGGCGCGACGGTGGACGCGATATCGACTTGCGGCGCTTTGCGCTCGAAGGCATGGAACTGTATGGCAGGCTCGACGATCTGCGCGACGGCCGCCTGCAATTCGCGCCGAACCTGATCGAAGCCCTTGATAGCGCCGACGACACGTATAACCGGATCAATACGAGCATCGACGGCTTTATCAACAAGCATGGTATCGATGCGCCGGCTGGGGTGCCTTACGAACCTGTGTGGCAACCCGAAGGCGAACGCACGTCGCTTGATCTCGCGGAAAGTGGTATTGCGTCGATTGTCTGGTGCATTGGTTTCAGGCCGGATTTCAGCTGGATCGATGCGCCTGTTTTCAACGGACGCGGCTATCCTGCGCACGTTCGCGGTATCACGCCGCAAGCGGGGTTGTATTTCATCGGGCTGCCGTGGCTGCATACATGGGGATCGGGCCGCTTCTCCGGTATCGCGCGCGATGCAGGGCATGTGGTCGACACGATCCGCTCGGCTATCGACGGAACGTCGACGAGTCTTGCGGCGTGA